The proteins below come from a single Mycobacterium parmense genomic window:
- a CDS encoding type II toxin-antitoxin system VapC family toxin: MTAGVVDTSVFIAHESGRQLDQTRIPDEVATTVITLAELNAGVLAAATANIRAQRLATLDAVADMTALPVDEDAARTWARLRIHLAETGRRIRINDLWIAAIATSQGLPVVTQDDDFDTLADAAGVTIIHV, translated from the coding sequence ATGACCGCCGGTGTCGTCGACACATCAGTATTCATCGCTCATGAAAGCGGCCGCCAACTCGACCAAACCCGCATTCCAGACGAAGTCGCCACCACGGTGATCACCCTGGCGGAGCTCAACGCCGGCGTGCTCGCCGCCGCCACCGCTAACATTCGAGCACAACGGCTCGCGACGCTAGACGCCGTAGCCGACATGACCGCGCTGCCCGTCGACGAAGACGCCGCACGGACATGGGCACGCCTGCGGATCCACCTCGCCGAAACTGGCCGCCGGATCCGCATCAACGATTTGTGGATCGCCGCAATCGCGACTTCCCAAGGCCTGCCAGTGGTCACCCAAGACGATGACTTTGACACGCTCGCCGACGCCGCCGGCGTCACCATCATCCACGTCTAG
- a CDS encoding methyltransferase domain-containing protein: MPAQEPVDLIYRAGAAGAVCWARDDRGHVRELPMTRWIGGPHASHRDRLADGHVLRRCSAWPTLDLGCGPGRFTASLRERGWAALGVDASRAAVDLTRDRGGTAIHADLFAPLPAEGCWEQILLTDGNIGIGGDPVRTLRRAVELLAPGGIVVAEVDPPTTAACHEILRWETEHHVGQWFPWSRVNAAALGDLAIAAGLLVSSIVDFDHRVIAVLHAATPGGSRD; this comes from the coding sequence ATGCCCGCGCAGGAACCCGTGGATCTGATCTATCGTGCAGGCGCAGCGGGCGCCGTGTGCTGGGCTCGCGACGATCGCGGGCACGTGCGAGAGCTGCCCATGACCCGTTGGATCGGAGGCCCGCACGCCAGCCACCGCGATCGGCTCGCCGATGGGCACGTTCTGCGGCGCTGCTCGGCGTGGCCAACCCTGGACCTCGGATGCGGCCCCGGACGATTCACCGCGTCGCTGCGAGAGCGCGGCTGGGCTGCATTGGGCGTGGACGCCTCACGCGCCGCCGTCGATCTGACGCGTGATCGTGGTGGAACCGCAATTCACGCTGACCTTTTCGCACCGTTGCCCGCCGAAGGCTGTTGGGAACAGATTCTGCTCACCGACGGCAACATCGGCATCGGCGGAGACCCCGTCCGGACACTCAGGCGCGCCGTTGAGCTGCTCGCGCCCGGCGGGATCGTCGTTGCCGAGGTCGACCCGCCGACGACAGCGGCGTGTCACGAAATACTGCGCTGGGAAACCGAACATCATGTCGGGCAGTGGTTTCCCTGGTCACGGGTCAACGCAGCCGCACTCGGCGACCTCGCCATCGCCGCCGGATTACTGGTCAGCAGTATCGTCGATTTCGATCACCGTGTGATCGCCGTGCTGCACGCGGCAACGCCGGGCGGGAGTCGTGATTAG
- a CDS encoding type II toxin-antitoxin system Phd/YefM family antitoxin, with the protein MAEVASRELRNNTAGLLRRVQAGEDITVTVNGKPVAVLIAPQPARRRWLHRDELTQRLRRAQADPGLREDLSALAGDTTEDLGPIR; encoded by the coding sequence ATGGCTGAGGTGGCGTCCCGTGAACTCCGAAACAACACCGCCGGCCTGCTACGCCGCGTCCAAGCCGGCGAAGACATCACCGTCACCGTCAACGGCAAACCCGTCGCCGTACTCATCGCACCACAACCAGCACGACGCAGATGGCTGCACCGCGACGAACTCACGCAGCGACTACGCCGAGCACAAGCCGATCCCGGCCTGCGCGAGGACCTCAGCGCACTGGCCGGCGACACCACTGAAGACCTCGGCCCGATCCGATGA